A portion of the Meriones unguiculatus strain TT.TT164.6M chromosome 11, Bangor_MerUng_6.1, whole genome shotgun sequence genome contains these proteins:
- the Fam177b gene encoding protein FAM177B: MSRCYKNSTPKRVIHFADGDTMEEYSTEEEEEREDQNSTYDISKLSWESYLWIWAGRVTRNSISTCEFLGERFAALFGLTEPKCQDVLNEYRRARSEDGDKGSEGRGSKAQDAEIPNEKCHLGAGGQQYGAIASREGPAAESSS; this comes from the exons ATGAGTAGATGTTACAAAAATTCTACTCCTAAAAGGGTCATCCACTTTGCTGATGGAGACACCATGGAAGAATATAGcactgaggaagaagaagaaagagaggatcaGAACTCAACATATGACATT TCTAAACTTTCATGGGAATCGTACCTCTGGATTTGGGCAGGACGAGTCACTCGCAATTCAATTTCTA CTTGTGAATTCCTTGGTGAAAGATTTGCTGCTCTCTTTGGTCTTACTGAACCCAAATGCCAGGATGTGCTAAATGAGTATCGCAGAGCACGCAGTGAG GATGGTGACAAGGGAAGTGAAGGGCGTGGATCAAAGGCCCAGGATGCTGAGATTCCTAATGAAAAGTGTCACCTGGGAGCTGGCGGCCAACAGTATGGAGCCATTGCTTCCAGAGAAGGCCCGGCTGCAGAGTCCAGCTCATAA